One Rhodococcus sp. P1Y DNA window includes the following coding sequences:
- a CDS encoding N-acetylglutamate synthase, CG3035 family, producing MVSAVALGTRVTMRYRLPPGHSHPMTDVIGTLIENADSVVAVEASDGRIVRVAPDRVVALKALGSRPIRTSEIRALESAAADGWPGVDQEWIDGWLLRAGHGFTGRANSAVPLAPQASRASLGKVEAWFAARGLPAVLLLPDRLGDAPAGWTTRHETLVMAGDISRLELPPESVSVISAAPDDDWLGLYRYRGRPLPDGALEVITAVRDGVAGFARFGSAASDMLAIGRAAVTAAPDGRRWVGLTAIEVAEEHRRNGLGTRICGELVVWGLEHGATHAYLQVSAANEGAIAMYRALGFTEHHRYRYADVTEMP from the coding sequence GTGGTCTCTGCAGTTGCGCTGGGCACTCGCGTCACGATGCGGTACCGGCTTCCGCCCGGGCACAGTCATCCGATGACCGACGTGATCGGGACGTTGATCGAGAACGCCGACTCGGTTGTTGCTGTCGAAGCTTCGGACGGACGAATCGTCAGGGTCGCGCCGGATCGCGTCGTCGCACTCAAGGCGCTCGGTTCGCGTCCGATCAGAACATCCGAGATTCGCGCGCTCGAGAGTGCAGCAGCCGACGGATGGCCTGGCGTCGACCAGGAATGGATCGACGGGTGGCTACTACGCGCCGGTCACGGGTTCACCGGTCGGGCGAATTCGGCGGTGCCGTTGGCGCCGCAGGCCTCTCGCGCGTCGCTGGGGAAGGTGGAAGCGTGGTTCGCCGCCCGCGGACTTCCGGCGGTGTTGCTGCTTCCAGACCGGCTCGGCGACGCTCCTGCCGGTTGGACCACCCGTCACGAGACGCTGGTGATGGCCGGCGATATATCCAGGTTGGAACTGCCGCCGGAGTCCGTGTCGGTGATCTCGGCCGCGCCGGACGACGACTGGCTCGGGCTCTATCGCTACCGCGGAAGACCGTTGCCCGACGGTGCCCTCGAGGTCATTACTGCAGTACGCGACGGCGTGGCCGGTTTCGCCCGATTCGGAAGTGCTGCCTCGGACATGCTGGCGATCGGCCGCGCCGCGGTGACGGCCGCTCCGGACGGACGTCGATGGGTCGGCTTGACGGCCATCGAGGTGGCGGAGGAACACCGCCGCAACGGACTCGGGACGCGGATCTGCGGCGAGCTCGTCGTCTGGGGGCTCGAACACGGCGCAACACACGCGTACCTGCAGGTGTCGGCCGCCAACGAGGGCGCAATCGCGATGTACCGGGCGCTCGGGTTCACCGAGCATCACCGGTATCGCTACGCCGACGTGACCGAAATGCCGTGA
- a CDS encoding exodeoxyribonuclease III, whose product MRLATWNVNSVRSRQDRIVDWLQRSDIDVLAMQETKCKDAQFPYERFTDIGYEVAHVGLSQWNGVALLSRVGLDDVQIGFEDQPGFSKDPEVEAVREARAIGATCGGVRVWSLYVPNGRELSDPHYTYKLEWLAKLRADAQAWVSSDPQAQIALVGDWNIAPTDDDVWDPALFEGKTHTSQPERDAFDAFAEVGFSEVTRQFTPEPRTFTYWDYTQLRFPKKQGLRIDMALASPALAARVSGASIDREERKGKGASDHAPVVVDIS is encoded by the coding sequence GTGCGATTGGCTACCTGGAATGTGAACTCCGTCCGCTCTCGGCAGGATCGGATCGTCGACTGGTTGCAGCGGTCCGACATCGATGTCCTGGCGATGCAAGAGACCAAGTGCAAGGACGCGCAGTTTCCGTACGAGCGGTTCACCGACATCGGGTACGAGGTGGCTCACGTCGGGCTGAGCCAGTGGAACGGTGTTGCGCTGCTGTCCCGCGTCGGCCTGGACGACGTCCAGATCGGGTTCGAAGACCAGCCCGGCTTCAGCAAGGACCCGGAGGTCGAGGCAGTTCGCGAGGCGAGGGCGATCGGCGCGACCTGCGGTGGCGTCAGGGTGTGGAGCCTGTACGTGCCCAACGGCCGCGAACTATCCGACCCGCACTACACCTACAAGCTCGAATGGCTCGCGAAACTCCGCGCCGACGCCCAGGCCTGGGTCTCGTCGGATCCGCAGGCTCAGATCGCGTTGGTGGGTGACTGGAATATCGCGCCGACCGACGACGACGTGTGGGACCCTGCGCTGTTCGAAGGCAAGACCCACACCTCGCAGCCCGAACGCGACGCCTTCGACGCCTTTGCCGAAGTCGGCTTCTCCGAGGTGACTCGCCAGTTCACTCCCGAGCCGCGAACGTTCACGTACTGGGACTACACCCAGCTGCGGTTCCCGAAGAAGCAAGGTCTACGCATCGACATGGCATTGGCGTCGCCTGCCCTCGCGGCACGTGTCTCCGGCGCGTCGATCGATCGCGAGGAGCGCAAGGGAAAGGGCGCGAGCGATCACGCCCCGGTCGTCGTCGACATTTCCTGA
- a CDS encoding GNAT family N-acetyltransferase, with product MDHDRLDLASPSTLASAVRIEDNVTHARFDLFVADDLVGILGYRDAGDGAVAFMHTVVKEEFGDRGWAAVLVRGALNTARDRGWRIVPICTYVRRYLARNPEFLDLIE from the coding sequence ATGGATCACGATCGATTGGATCTCGCGTCGCCTTCAACCCTCGCGTCGGCGGTTCGTATCGAGGACAACGTCACCCACGCGCGTTTCGACCTGTTCGTCGCCGACGATCTCGTCGGGATTCTGGGCTATCGGGATGCGGGCGACGGGGCCGTTGCCTTCATGCATACGGTCGTCAAGGAGGAATTCGGCGATCGGGGGTGGGCCGCTGTGCTCGTCCGGGGCGCGCTGAACACCGCCAGGGACAGGGGATGGCGCATCGTCCCGATCTGCACCTATGTTCGCCGATACCTCGCGCGGAACCCTGAATTCCTCGACCTGATCGAGTAG
- a CDS encoding GNAT family N-acetyltransferase, translating into MLASTPSADVSINTDQNRFELRLNGDLVGIVGYFEVESTTKRSRTHVVSFMHTVVTEDFGHQGLAAILVRRSLDSARSYGWKVKPVCTYVQRFVSANPEYSDVVVPL; encoded by the coding sequence ATGCTTGCCAGTACTCCCAGTGCAGATGTCTCCATCAATACCGACCAGAACCGCTTCGAGTTGAGGCTCAACGGTGATCTGGTAGGAATCGTCGGCTACTTCGAAGTCGAGTCCACCACCAAGCGCAGTCGAACCCATGTTGTGTCGTTCATGCACACCGTCGTCACCGAGGATTTCGGGCATCAAGGCCTCGCGGCAATTCTCGTCCGCAGATCACTGGACAGTGCTCGGTCGTATGGATGGAAGGTGAAGCCGGTCTGTACCTACGTGCAGCGGTTCGTTTCCGCCAATCCAGAGTATTCGGACGTCGTCGTCCCACTCTGA
- the thiD gene encoding bifunctional hydroxymethylpyrimidine kinase/phosphomethylpyrimidine kinase, whose product MKFLPLTPNGATPVRALTIAGTDSGGGAGIQADSRTMALCGVHACVAVAAVTVQNTVGVSGFHEIPPSVVADQIRVVASDIGVSAAKTGMLASTQIIEAVTAVCTEVGIGRNGSIPLVVDPVCASMHGDPLLHEEALGAVRNTLFPIATLVTPNLDEIRLITGIDVVDDATAHAAAEALHSLGAQWSLVKGGHLRTSDKSTDILFDGDKFLEFSSPRIDTGNDHGGGDTLAAAIACALANGYSVPDAVAFGKEWVTACLAASYDLGAGHGPVSPLWRLH is encoded by the coding sequence GTGAAGTTCCTACCGCTGACCCCCAACGGCGCGACGCCCGTCCGCGCACTCACCATCGCCGGCACCGATTCCGGTGGTGGCGCGGGCATTCAAGCCGACAGTCGCACCATGGCACTGTGCGGGGTCCATGCCTGCGTCGCCGTCGCGGCGGTCACCGTGCAGAACACCGTCGGAGTCAGCGGCTTTCACGAGATCCCACCCAGCGTGGTGGCCGATCAGATTCGAGTGGTCGCAAGCGACATCGGCGTCAGCGCCGCCAAGACCGGCATGCTCGCGTCGACCCAGATCATCGAGGCGGTGACGGCAGTGTGCACCGAGGTCGGCATCGGTCGGAACGGATCGATCCCGCTCGTCGTCGACCCGGTGTGCGCGTCGATGCACGGCGACCCTCTCCTGCACGAGGAAGCACTCGGTGCCGTCAGGAACACGCTTTTCCCTATCGCGACTCTCGTGACACCCAATCTCGACGAGATCCGCCTCATCACCGGCATCGACGTCGTCGACGACGCCACCGCGCATGCCGCGGCCGAGGCCCTGCATTCTCTCGGCGCGCAGTGGTCGCTGGTGAAAGGCGGGCACCTGAGGACATCGGACAAGAGCACGGACATTCTGTTCGACGGTGACAAGTTCCTGGAGTTCTCCAGCCCTCGGATCGACACCGGCAACGATCACGGCGGCGGAGACACGCTCGCGGCCGCCATCGCGTGCGCGCTGGCCAACGGTTACTCGGTTCCGGACGCCGTCGCATTCGGCAAGGAGTGGGTCACCGCATGCCTGGCAGCGTCCTACGACCTGGGCGCGGGACACGGGCCGGTGTCACCTCTGTGGAGACTGCACTAG
- a CDS encoding M28 family peptidase — protein MRRMNLLASLAVGALVLAGCSTSSDNSEEPEQPASSVPTPIATPDGPSLADAITEDAVVGHLEELERIASENDGNRAAGTPGYDASVDYVKGKLEAAGFDVETPEFDFDQFTADTQLLSAGEQQFSVAALQYSPSTPEDGITARVVVAPADETPGCEATDYAGLDLTGSIVVVNRGSCPFGAKQTVAADLGAVAVVVVNNQPGPLDGSTLGGADIARIPTGGVSQEDGAAVAAAPELTLTLDTETTTTKSRNIIAQTKTGDTSNVVVAGAHLDSVPEGPGINDNGTGTAAVLESALQLGAEPEVTNAVRFTFWGAEELGLVGSTKYVEGLSDEDKANIALYLNFDMIGSHNAGYLAYDGDDSDKVGEPAGPTGSDAIERVFVERLGEEGIAADGTDFDGRSDYGPFIEVGIPAGGVFSGADEEKTPAQAEKWGGTAGETFDENYHTAEDTLANVDREALAKNASAIGFGIGTYAQSVEGPNGVPVGPAREAARAEQ, from the coding sequence ATGCGACGGATGAACCTACTTGCAAGTCTCGCAGTCGGCGCTCTCGTTCTGGCCGGTTGCTCCACTTCTTCGGACAATTCCGAGGAGCCGGAGCAGCCGGCCAGTTCCGTTCCCACCCCGATTGCGACGCCCGACGGGCCTTCGCTGGCCGACGCCATCACCGAGGACGCCGTCGTAGGTCACCTCGAGGAACTCGAACGAATTGCGTCGGAGAACGACGGAAACAGAGCCGCAGGAACTCCCGGATACGATGCCAGCGTCGACTACGTCAAGGGCAAGTTGGAGGCAGCCGGATTCGACGTGGAGACACCCGAGTTCGACTTCGACCAATTCACCGCCGACACCCAGTTGCTGTCCGCTGGTGAGCAGCAGTTCTCGGTTGCGGCATTGCAGTATTCGCCGTCCACGCCCGAAGACGGCATCACCGCTCGCGTGGTCGTAGCACCCGCCGACGAGACACCCGGTTGCGAGGCAACGGATTACGCAGGCCTCGACCTCACCGGTTCCATCGTCGTGGTGAACCGTGGGTCCTGCCCGTTCGGTGCAAAGCAGACCGTGGCAGCAGATCTCGGAGCGGTCGCGGTAGTCGTCGTCAACAATCAGCCAGGGCCACTCGACGGTTCCACTCTGGGCGGCGCGGACATCGCCAGAATCCCCACCGGGGGCGTGAGTCAGGAAGACGGCGCCGCGGTTGCGGCAGCGCCCGAACTGACGTTGACGCTCGACACCGAAACTACTACGACCAAGAGCCGCAACATCATTGCGCAGACCAAGACGGGTGACACCTCCAACGTCGTCGTTGCAGGTGCGCACCTGGACAGCGTTCCCGAAGGGCCCGGCATCAACGACAACGGCACCGGCACCGCGGCCGTTCTGGAGTCTGCGCTGCAACTCGGCGCCGAACCCGAGGTCACCAACGCCGTCCGGTTCACGTTCTGGGGAGCCGAGGAGCTCGGACTCGTCGGATCCACGAAGTACGTCGAAGGACTGAGCGACGAGGACAAGGCCAACATCGCGCTCTACCTGAACTTCGACATGATCGGCTCGCACAACGCCGGTTACCTCGCCTACGACGGTGACGACTCCGACAAGGTGGGTGAGCCTGCAGGTCCCACGGGGTCCGACGCCATCGAGCGTGTCTTCGTCGAACGTCTCGGTGAGGAGGGCATCGCTGCCGACGGCACCGACTTCGACGGACGGTCCGACTACGGCCCGTTCATCGAGGTCGGAATTCCCGCGGGTGGGGTGTTCAGCGGGGCCGACGAGGAGAAGACACCTGCGCAGGCCGAGAAGTGGGGCGGCACCGCCGGTGAGACGTTCGACGAGAACTACCACACGGCCGAGGACACTTTGGCCAACGTCGACCGCGAAGCGCTCGCGAAGAACGCATCGGCGATCGGGTTCGGAATCGGTACCTATGCCCAGTCGGTCGAGGGGCCGAACGGCGTGCCCGTCGGTCCTGCGCGCGAGGCTGCACGAGCGGAACAGTAG
- a CDS encoding ABC transporter permease — MGVLAAERIKFTTTKSPWWCSAIVVVLGLGFGALLGLAAKLATDADNMGEIPPTTAYDVVGSGVGGFGIMVLMILAALTVTSEYRFGLIRTTFQAVTNRASVLGAKALIVGVYGAVLSLVLAFGAFYLAKALAGEEAGALLSFDVDGTWRVIYGTAILAFLQIVLAVGVGALLRQSAGAIAVLLLWPLLLENLVGIIPKVGEKIQPFLPFQNANHFLGAGGGIDFHWGPIGSLIYFIAFTAVVFGAAVLVVNRRDA; from the coding sequence ATGGGTGTATTGGCAGCAGAACGAATCAAGTTCACCACCACGAAGTCACCTTGGTGGTGCAGCGCCATCGTCGTGGTCCTCGGCCTCGGCTTCGGCGCATTGCTCGGCCTCGCCGCCAAGCTTGCTACCGACGCCGACAACATGGGTGAGATTCCCCCGACCACTGCTTACGATGTGGTGGGAAGCGGTGTCGGTGGTTTCGGGATCATGGTCCTGATGATCCTCGCCGCGCTGACCGTGACCAGCGAATACCGCTTCGGTTTGATTCGTACGACCTTCCAGGCCGTCACGAATCGGGCGTCCGTGCTCGGTGCGAAAGCGCTGATCGTGGGCGTGTACGGAGCAGTCCTGTCGCTCGTCCTCGCCTTCGGTGCGTTCTATCTGGCGAAAGCCCTTGCCGGAGAAGAAGCAGGCGCGCTCTTGAGCTTCGACGTCGACGGCACGTGGCGCGTGATCTACGGAACGGCGATTCTGGCCTTCCTGCAGATCGTCCTCGCTGTTGGCGTCGGTGCGTTGCTGCGTCAGTCGGCAGGCGCGATCGCAGTGCTCCTGCTGTGGCCGTTGCTGCTGGAGAACCTTGTGGGAATCATCCCGAAGGTCGGCGAGAAGATTCAGCCGTTCCTGCCCTTCCAGAACGCCAACCACTTCCTCGGTGCGGGTGGGGGCATCGACTTCCACTGGGGCCCGATCGGCAGCTTGATCTACTTCATCGCTTTCACCGCGGTCGTCTTCGGCGCAGCGGTGCTGGTGGTCAATCGTCGAGACGCATGA
- a CDS encoding ATP-binding cassette domain-containing protein, translating to MIEVAGLTKQYGAVKAVEDLTFTVKPGIVTGFLGPNGAGKSTTMRMILGLDRPTSGHALIEGKPYSQLKQPLRTVGALLDAKWVHPNRSARAHLEWMAASNGIPKSRVDEVLRLVGLSEVAKKNAGGFSLGMSQRLGLAGALLGDPKVLLFDEPVNGLDPEGIVWIRKFMQRLAAEGRTVLVSSHLLSEMAQTAEHLIVIGRGKLISDTPVQTFIDNASEASVRVRSPQLDALRSALTSAGLTVRDPDAGKELLPSLVVVNSTTDTIGDIAGRAGIILHELSSQRGSLEEAFMKLTGEDVQYHGAGADSMGGAL from the coding sequence ATGATCGAAGTAGCGGGACTGACCAAGCAGTACGGAGCGGTGAAGGCAGTCGAAGACCTCACCTTCACCGTCAAACCAGGGATCGTGACCGGCTTCCTCGGACCCAACGGGGCAGGCAAGTCGACGACCATGCGGATGATCCTCGGATTGGACCGCCCCACCAGCGGGCACGCCCTGATCGAAGGCAAGCCCTACAGCCAACTCAAGCAGCCACTGCGTACCGTCGGCGCGCTTCTCGACGCCAAGTGGGTGCACCCGAATCGCTCGGCGCGCGCGCATCTCGAGTGGATGGCCGCATCCAACGGAATTCCGAAGTCGCGTGTCGACGAGGTGCTTCGGTTGGTCGGCCTCAGCGAGGTCGCGAAGAAGAATGCCGGCGGCTTCTCACTGGGAATGTCGCAGCGTCTCGGTTTGGCCGGCGCACTGCTCGGTGACCCGAAGGTGCTGCTGTTCGACGAGCCGGTCAACGGACTCGATCCGGAGGGGATCGTCTGGATTCGAAAGTTCATGCAGCGCTTGGCTGCCGAAGGCCGGACGGTTCTCGTGTCGAGCCACCTCCTGTCCGAAATGGCCCAGACGGCAGAGCATCTCATCGTCATCGGACGAGGCAAGCTCATCTCGGACACGCCCGTCCAGACGTTCATCGACAATGCATCGGAAGCGTCGGTGCGCGTGCGCAGTCCGCAACTCGATGCCTTGCGCAGCGCGTTGACCTCGGCCGGACTCACAGTTCGTGATCCGGACGCAGGGAAAGAACTCCTGCCCTCGTTGGTCGTGGTCAATTCCACGACCGACACGATCGGCGACATCGCCGGTAGGGCAGGAATCATACTTCACGAATTGTCATCGCAACGTGGGTCTTTGGAAGAAGCATTCATGAAGCTCACCGGTGAGGACGTTCAGTATCACGGCGCAGGAGCCGATTCCATGGGAGGTGCACTCTGA
- a CDS encoding thiazole synthase produces MADVLRIADKTFDSRLIMGTGGAANLAVLEEALVASGTELTTVAMRRVDAGGGTGVLELLRKLNIAPLPNTAGCRGAAEAVLTAQLGREALETDWVKLEVIADERTLLPDAIELVKAAEQLVDDGFNVLPYTTDDPVLARRLEDIGCVAVMPLGAPIGTGLGISNPHNIEMIVDAAGVPVILDAGIGTASDAALAMELGCDAVLLATAVTRAKDPALMASAMRHAVSAGFQARRAGRIPKRFWAQASSPM; encoded by the coding sequence GTGGCTGACGTGTTGAGAATTGCGGACAAGACTTTCGACTCCCGCCTCATCATGGGCACCGGGGGAGCGGCCAACCTGGCTGTACTCGAAGAGGCGCTCGTCGCGTCGGGGACCGAGTTGACCACCGTCGCGATGCGACGCGTCGACGCAGGCGGCGGCACCGGTGTGCTCGAGCTGCTGCGAAAGCTGAACATTGCGCCACTGCCGAACACCGCTGGTTGTCGCGGCGCAGCCGAAGCAGTGCTGACCGCTCAGCTGGGTCGCGAGGCCCTCGAAACGGACTGGGTCAAGCTCGAAGTGATCGCCGACGAACGGACCCTCCTGCCCGACGCCATCGAATTGGTCAAGGCAGCAGAACAACTCGTCGACGACGGTTTCAACGTTCTGCCGTACACCACCGACGATCCGGTGCTTGCCCGCAGGCTCGAAGACATCGGATGTGTCGCCGTCATGCCGCTCGGCGCACCCATCGGAACCGGTCTCGGCATTTCCAATCCGCACAATATCGAGATGATCGTCGACGCGGCAGGGGTGCCCGTGATCCTCGACGCGGGTATCGGGACCGCGAGCGACGCCGCCCTCGCGATGGAATTGGGTTGCGATGCAGTCCTGCTCGCTACGGCAGTCACACGCGCCAAGGATCCGGCGCTCATGGCGTCGGCGATGCGGCACGCGGTCTCGGCGGGGTTTCAGGCCCGCCGTGCCGGGCGAATCCCCAAGCGATTCTGGGCGCAGGCCAGTTCTCCGATGTAA
- the thiS gene encoding sulfur carrier protein ThiS: MITVNGEDHALSEGLTMRQLLTQLSMPDKGIAVAVDGTVLPKSRWDLTTVEKGWNIEVLTAVQGG, from the coding sequence ATGATCACTGTCAACGGCGAAGACCACGCCCTCTCCGAGGGGCTGACGATGCGTCAGTTGCTGACCCAGCTCTCCATGCCGGACAAGGGCATCGCCGTCGCCGTCGACGGCACAGTGCTGCCGAAGAGCCGATGGGACTTGACCACCGTCGAAAAGGGCTGGAACATCGAAGTTCTCACGGCGGTGCAGGGTGGATAG
- the thiO gene encoding glycine oxidase ThiO: MSTTLAVVGGGVIGLAVAARAVRDGWTVTLYDPSVGSGASWVAGGMLAPLSEGWPGEHDLLALGAQSLARWPEFARSLGVDVFSASGSLTVALDSADAADLRTIAEFVGQQGHELEILGRAQIRELEPSLAQNIRLGLLAPTESAVDNRALITALLQAADGVEFVADTVADLDSLDADQIVVASGAQTATLLPSVPVRAVKGEILRLRRRPSAGEAPTRTIRGSVHGRPIYLVPRGDGLVVGATQYESGQDTQVTVAGVRDLIADAERLMPSIGEYELYEAAAGLRPMSPDGLPVIGRISDRVIVASGHGRNGILLTPITADAVSALLAGDTLPEAKAADPARFPRKGRQE, translated from the coding sequence ATGTCGACAACGCTTGCCGTCGTGGGTGGCGGCGTCATCGGTCTTGCCGTTGCGGCGCGCGCAGTGCGTGACGGGTGGACGGTCACCCTGTACGACCCGTCCGTCGGGTCGGGTGCGTCGTGGGTAGCCGGCGGCATGCTCGCACCGCTGTCGGAAGGGTGGCCCGGCGAACACGACCTGCTCGCGCTCGGTGCACAGTCCCTCGCACGGTGGCCCGAGTTCGCACGCAGCTTGGGAGTCGACGTCTTCTCCGCATCAGGATCGTTGACCGTCGCACTGGATTCGGCCGATGCCGCAGATCTGCGGACCATCGCAGAATTCGTCGGACAGCAAGGTCACGAGCTCGAGATTCTCGGCCGCGCACAGATCCGGGAACTCGAACCGTCGTTGGCGCAGAACATCCGCCTCGGGCTGCTCGCGCCCACCGAATCCGCCGTCGACAATCGGGCTCTGATCACTGCCCTGCTTCAGGCTGCCGACGGTGTGGAGTTCGTTGCCGATACCGTCGCCGATCTCGATTCGCTCGACGCCGACCAGATTGTCGTCGCGTCGGGCGCACAGACTGCGACACTGCTCCCTTCCGTGCCTGTTCGCGCCGTGAAGGGCGAGATCCTCAGGCTTCGCCGACGACCGAGTGCAGGGGAGGCACCCACGCGCACCATCCGCGGCAGCGTCCACGGCCGGCCCATCTACCTGGTTCCCCGCGGCGATGGGCTCGTGGTCGGAGCAACGCAATACGAATCCGGCCAGGACACGCAGGTGACCGTCGCAGGCGTCCGCGACCTCATCGCCGACGCCGAACGACTGATGCCGAGCATCGGCGAATACGAACTGTACGAGGCCGCTGCCGGACTACGCCCGATGAGCCCGGACGGACTCCCCGTCATCGGTCGCATCTCCGACCGCGTGATCGTCGCATCAGGACACGGACGCAACGGAATCCTGTTGACGCCCATCACCGCAGACGCTGTCTCGGCGCTACTCGCCGGCGACACACTCCCCGAGGCAAAGGCCGCCGATCCAGCCCGGTTCCCCAGAAAAGGTAGGCAAGAATGA
- the thiE gene encoding thiamine phosphate synthase, whose protein sequence is MHPTQSSRNQSARERLASARLYLCTDARREHGDLAQFAEAALSGGVDIIQLRDKNSAGEREHGPLEAKDEIAALAILSAATRRHGALLAVNDRADLALASGADVLHLGQGDLPVHYARQILGPDVVIGRSTQNRSQASLAAIEDGVDYFATGPVWATPTKPNRKAAGLDLLRSTAESAPSRPWFAIGGIDADNVDEVLAAGADRIVVVRAITAARDPQAAAQELAEKLRRS, encoded by the coding sequence GTGCATCCCACTCAGAGCTCCCGAAATCAATCGGCACGCGAGCGTTTGGCATCTGCTCGCCTGTATCTGTGCACCGACGCTCGCCGTGAGCACGGTGACCTCGCGCAGTTCGCCGAGGCCGCCCTGTCCGGCGGAGTCGACATCATTCAGCTCCGCGACAAGAACTCCGCCGGTGAGCGTGAACACGGCCCGCTCGAGGCCAAGGACGAGATCGCCGCGCTGGCCATCCTGTCGGCCGCGACCAGGCGCCACGGTGCATTGCTCGCCGTCAACGACAGGGCCGACCTGGCTTTGGCGTCGGGCGCAGATGTCCTGCATCTGGGCCAGGGCGATCTACCCGTTCACTACGCCCGCCAGATCCTCGGGCCCGACGTGGTCATCGGACGGTCGACGCAGAACCGAAGCCAGGCCAGCCTTGCGGCCATCGAGGACGGCGTCGACTATTTCGCGACGGGACCGGTGTGGGCAACTCCCACCAAGCCGAACCGAAAGGCGGCCGGTCTCGACCTTCTACGCAGCACCGCGGAGTCGGCACCTTCGCGGCCCTGGTTCGCGATCGGCGGCATCGATGCAGACAACGTCGACGAGGTTCTCGCCGCGGGCGCCGACCGGATCGTCGTGGTCCGCGCCATCACTGCAGCCCGCGACCCGCAGGCTGCCGCGCAGGAACTCGCCGAGAAGCTCAGACGGAGCTAG
- a CDS encoding NUDIX hydrolase has protein sequence MRGDGDGWVIGENGTRHWGKHGAAGLLLRAPSPGGEPTVLLQHRALWSHQGGTWALPGGARDSHESSVDAAVREADEEAGIGSERLQVRGEKVTARVASGWSYTTVVADADHQLATTPNGESTELRWVPEDSVDLLPLHPGFAASWPELRATPLRVLLDTANVLGSRPNGWWRDRSGATGELLTSLAEVLPRTVELPDGSFGWLDSIEAVLEGDARAAQFEDTRIPVFHAAGSGDDELARRAHDGDALTALVTADRGLRQRLPTAVQVLSPSTVLAWLD, from the coding sequence ATGCGCGGCGACGGTGACGGGTGGGTAATCGGCGAGAACGGGACACGGCACTGGGGAAAGCACGGCGCCGCTGGTCTATTGCTTCGTGCGCCCTCGCCTGGCGGTGAGCCGACGGTGCTGCTGCAGCACCGAGCACTGTGGAGCCATCAGGGTGGAACGTGGGCGCTGCCGGGTGGTGCACGAGATTCGCACGAGAGCAGCGTCGACGCGGCTGTCCGCGAAGCGGACGAGGAAGCGGGCATCGGTTCGGAGCGGTTGCAGGTCCGGGGCGAGAAGGTCACCGCCCGAGTTGCGAGCGGGTGGTCGTACACGACAGTCGTCGCCGACGCCGATCACCAACTCGCCACGACCCCCAACGGCGAAAGCACCGAATTGCGATGGGTGCCCGAGGACTCGGTCGACCTGTTGCCTCTGCACCCGGGGTTCGCTGCCAGCTGGCCCGAGCTGCGCGCTACACCGCTTCGAGTGCTCCTCGACACGGCGAACGTCCTCGGATCGCGGCCGAACGGTTGGTGGCGGGACCGAAGCGGAGCGACCGGTGAATTGCTGACCTCGCTGGCCGAGGTGTTGCCGAGGACGGTGGAACTGCCCGACGGCAGTTTCGGCTGGCTCGACTCGATCGAAGCGGTGCTCGAGGGTGACGCCAGAGCCGCGCAGTTCGAGGACACGCGCATCCCGGTCTTTCATGCGGCCGGCAGCGGTGACGACGAGCTTGCCCGACGCGCACACGACGGCGACGCGTTGACCGCGCTCGTCACCGCCGATCGTGGGCTGCGCCAACGACTGCCGACAGCCGTTCAGGTGCTGTCACCATCGACCGTACTGGCCTGGCTCGACTAG